One genomic window of Bactrocera dorsalis isolate Fly_Bdor chromosome 4, ASM2337382v1, whole genome shotgun sequence includes the following:
- the LOC105225569 gene encoding uncharacterized protein LOC105225569: MDQRLQCNVLCLFICCMLIGYSWQYCYELKILSFRSTDTPNYRLVMNWQKNMTLTAATYVRKAVATPTWHLQLLQLNTKRNQLGKIEPPKSLYNATYKTCEFWKYAKRIRVFSNVAQQLLSKSGGNMSLDCPLSVGTYVFKNIHVPPDTGMLKFMYWPNTIYTLLGTVYDQRPNKTLAKLCHYEINGTVIKSC, translated from the exons ATGGACCAACGATTACAATGCAACGTGCTGTGTCTTTTCATCTGTTGTATGCTTATCGGCTACTCGTGGCAG TACTGTTACGAGCTGAAAATACTGAGCTTTCGCAGCACCGACACGCCCAATTACCGACTAGTCATGAACTGGCAGAAGAATATGACTTTAACCGCGGCGACGTACGTCCGGAAAGCAGTCGCAACGCCGACCTGGCACCTCCAATTGCTCCAATTGAACACCAAACGCAATCAGTTAGGCAAAATCGAACCGCCGAAGTCGCTCTACAACGCCACCTATAAGACATGTGAGTTTTGGAAGTATGCGAAGCGCATACGAGTCTTCAGCAATGTGGCACAGCAGCTGCTCTCCAAGAGTGGTGGCAATATGAGCCTGGACTGTCCCTTGTCGGTGGGCACGTATGTCTTCAAAAATATCCACGTGCCGCCCGACACCGGCATGCTGAAGTTCATGTATTGGCCCAACACGATCTACACACTGCTCGGCACGGTCTACGATCAGCGGCCGAACAAGACTTTGGCGAAATTATGCCACTACGAGATCAACGGCACTGTTATCAAGTCGTGTTAA
- the LOC105225547 gene encoding farnesol dehydrogenase, with the protein MNRWRNRVAVVTGASSGIGAACAKLIVAAGIQVVGLARRVHRLEELKQSLPTEQQPLFHFKQCDVSQEQQVSEAFDWIEQTLGGTDILVSNAGILRDGNLVDMSVSDIRDVVNTNLMGSIYCLQNALKSMRKRNYPGHLIFINSTAGLPGYNPGKEDPSLNVYTPTKFALNAVNEICRQELITLKTKIKTTNISPGWVSTEIVPDETKAQLGDVILQADDIANAVIYALSTPPHAQVQEITLRAVGEWF; encoded by the exons ATGAATCGCTGGCGAAATCGTGTAGCCGTCGTGACCGGCGCCAGTTCGGGCATTGGTGCGGCCTGTGCCAAGTTGATTGTGGCCGCTGGCATACAAGTGGTGGGCCTTGCGCGGCGCGTGCACCGCCTGGAGGAGCTCAAGCAATCTCTGCCTACCGAACAGCAACCGCTCTTCCATTTCAAGCAGTGTGACGTTTCGCAGGAGCAGCAGGTGAGCGAGGCCTTCGATTGGATCGAACAGACACTGGGTGGTACCGACATACTCGTCAGCAATGCGGGCATACTGCGCGATGGCAACCTGGTCGACATGTCAGTTAGCGATATACGTGATGTGGTCAACACCAATTTGATGGGCTCGATTTATTGTTTGCAAAATGCGCTCAAGAGCATGCGAAAGCGCAACTATCCGGGTCACTTGATTTTCATCAACAGTACTGCCGGACTACCGGGCTACAATCCGGGTAAAGAGGATCCGAGCTTAAACGTCTATACTCCGACGAAGTTCGCTCTGAATGCGGTCAATGAGATTTGCCGACAGGAGTTGATCACGTTGAAGACAAAGATCAAGACGACA aaCATCAGCCCCGGCTGGGTGTCCACCGAAATCGTGCCGGACGAGACGAAAGCTCAGCTGGGTGATGTTATACTGCAGGCCGACGATATCGCTAACGCGGTAATCTATGCGCTCTCCACGCCCCCGCACGCGCAAGTGCAAGAGATAACGCTGCGCGCCGTCGGCGAGTGGTTCTAA